In the Betaproteobacteria bacterium genome, one interval contains:
- a CDS encoding YnfA family protein codes for MIKTGLLFFATALAEIIGCFLPYLWLRKEGSPWLLLPAALSLAVFVWLLTLHPAASGRVYAAYGGVYVATALLWLRVVDGIKLSSLDWLGAGIALLGMGIIASAWKPAG; via the coding sequence ATGATCAAGACCGGTTTGCTGTTTTTTGCCACAGCACTGGCCGAAATCATCGGCTGTTTCCTGCCTTACCTGTGGCTGCGCAAGGAGGGCTCCCCGTGGCTGCTGCTGCCGGCTGCGCTCAGTCTTGCAGTCTTTGTCTGGCTTCTGACCTTGCATCCGGCGGCGAGCGGCCGGGTCTATGCGGCTTACGGTGGCGTCTATGTGGCGACAGCACTGCTCTGGCTGCGGGTGGTTGACGGCATCAAACTTTCCTCACTTGACTGGCTGGGTGCTGGAATTGCCCTGTTGGGTATGGGCATCATCGCCTCGGCCTGGAAACCCGCTGGATAG